From the Methanobrevibacter sp. genome, the window TTTAAGTGCAGGTGCATCATTTACACCATCACCAATCATACAGACCTTCTTGCCTTCGTTTTTGAGTTTTTCAATCCAGTCAAGCTTTTCCTGTGGCAATAGATTACCGTAGACTTTACCTATTCCAACTTGTGATGCAAAGTAATTAGCAGTTTCTGTGTTATCTCCTGTGAGCAGTATAGTTTCAGTATCCAAATCATGTAAACTTTGAATCATGCTTTTGGAATCTTCACGAATCACATCAGATAAACCAATCAAACCGATGACTTCATCATTTAATGCAACGATTATTGAAGCTTTTCCTTCATGTTTCAGTTTGTCCAAGTAACTGTCAACATTTACATCAATATCATTTTCATATAAGAATTTGGAGTTTCCTGCATATACCTGACCATAAGAATTTTTACATGCAACACCTTTTCCAGGATACATCTTAAAGTCTTGTGGTTCTTCAATATCAATTTCAGCTTCAATTGCATTATTGACAATAGCCTTAGCCAATGGATGCTCACTTAATTTTTCACAGGATGCAGTGAGTTTAACCAAATCAAGCTCACTGATATCATCTTTAACGGAGATAACATCAGAAACTTCTAAATTACCGTAAGTTAAAGTTCCGGTCTTATCAAATACCAAAGTATTTAAACCGCCCAAAGTTTCAAGTGCCTCACCGGATTTAATCAATACTCCGTATTTTGTTGCCTGACCTATAGCAGCCATGATTGCAGTTGGAGTAGCCAATATCAATGCACATGGACAGAAAACAACCAAAACAGTAACTCCTCTTTCAATATTTCCTGTAACAAGCCATGCCACAATTGCAATTATCAGTGCAACCGGAACCAGCCAAGTAGCCCATTTATCAGCAATTCTTTGTGTCGGCGCCTGTTTTTCATCAGCTGCCTTTACAAGATCGATTAATTTTTGAAGTGAAGAGTTTTCACCCAAACTGGTTGCCTTAATATCAATTGCACCATACATATTCATGGTTCCACAAAATACTTCATCTCCAACTTCCTTATCAATTGGTAAAGATTCTCCAGTCATGATTGATTGGTCAAGGGAACTTGTACCATTTATTATTTCACCATCCACAGGTACACTTTCACCAGGAAGTATCCTTAATGTATCACCTATTTTTATTGCATCAACAGGTACAATTTCCTCAACACCATTTAAAATTCTTCTTCCTGTTTGAGGAGTTAAATTAATTAGATTTCTTAAACCTTTTTTAGCTCTTTCAACTGTCCAATCCTCAAGAAGTGCTCCCAATGCCATAATCCAAGCAACTTCTCCGGCTGCGAATATTTCGCCAATTAAAAGTGATGCCACCATAGCAATTGCAATGAGCAATGCAGAAGAAATCCATTTTTCACGAATCAGTCTTGTTAAAGCTAAAAGCAACATTGGAATACCACTTATTATCACTGTTCCCCATGCTGGATCCAGATAGGTAGGTACTTTTATTCCAAAAATCATGAAAATAATTGCAATCAACAGAAATATACCTGAAATAATTGTCATTTTTAATCCAAATAAGAAATCTGTTATTTCATCTATCACTTTATACACCTTCTAAGTATTACTTTTTTTCAATTCATTTAAATACCAAGTATTACTTAAAAATTTTTTAAAAGTCTCCCCCAAAAATAGAAACTTTTAAAAAAACTAATGATTCAGTAATTACTCACAGCCAAAAAGTATTACTTTTTTTCAATTCATTTAAATACTAAGTATTACTATTAATTAATTTATACTAAGAAATATATAAAGTTATTACTTTTTTTAAATTCATTTATATAGTAAGTATTACTCAAAAAAATAATTAGATTTTTTCATCAAAAATAGCTAAAACCTTACGGGCATATGCACGGTCTTTCTCCTTTTATTGTTCAGATAACTGAGAATAATCAACCCATAATTCGTTCCACTGATTTAATTTATCTTTTATATTAGAAACAGTCAATAAATCGTGTTCAGATAAATCATCATTAAATTTATCTAAAATATCAAGCAATAAAGATATTTCTTTTGAAACTGATTGGGATCATTTACACCATTGAACATGCTCCAAATCAGACAACATTTCCAAAATATCTTCATCCATATTAATCACTAATGTTTCATGGCCAAATCCATTATACTGAATGGATCACCTTCTTTTTTAGGTGCAGGAGCACCCAATCCAAATGCTGATTTTGCAAATTCCTTATTCATTCTTTTTGAAACTTCATCAAAAATCATTTTATAAGCTGTACATTGAGGATCAACAGCTTTTGGAGTTTGATATGCAACAATCGCATTGTAAGGACATCCTCCTTCACAGTATTTCACATGTCGGCATTTCTTACAATTTTCATCAACATACTGCCTAAATTCCATGAGCTTTGCCCATGCATCAGAAGATTTCAAATCATCAAAACTTGGATTTTGAGAAACATTACCCAAAACATACTCATCCATACCAACAAATCTGTAACATGGATAAATAGAACCATCAAAACCGACAGCCAAAGTTGTTCCTATACAGTCGGCAAATGTGCAAAGAGTTCCTCTTCTTCTCAATGAGCTTTTGCAGATATGGTCCAAATCCATTACTGTGAATTTATCCAAGTCATAAAGATATTTGTCCAACCATTCAACAAGCAATTTGCCATGTTCTTCCTGATCAAGCGCCCAAGGATCTGCATTGTCTCCCCTTAAAGAAGGAAGAGCTGCATGAATCTTCAGATTCATCTTTTCATTTTTAAAGAAATCATACAGTTCATCTGAGAAATCTTTGGAGTAATCAGTTACAGTCAAAACAAAATTGATTATAAGACCCTTATCCTTAGCCAATCGGAATTTGGACATTGTCTTGTCAAAGTAGCCCTCACCTCTCTGGAAATCATTGATTTTTTTAGGTCCGTCAATACTTGTACTTACAACAACATTATATTTTAAAAATAAGTCAATCAGTTCATCTGTTAAAAGCCAAATATTACTTTGAAGTGAGAATCCTTCAAGATTAGGTAATTTTGACAGTTTTTCAAGAGCCTCTTTATAAAAATCATAACCTGCAAGTAACGGTTCCCCACCATGGAAAGTGAAATGAACTTTATCATCTCTAAAATCACTTAACCAGTAAATTAACTGGTCAATTATTTCCAAATCCATCATTTCTTTTTTATTTTCAGAACCCCAACAATATTTGCAATTTGACGGACAGTTT encodes:
- a CDS encoding TIGR04083 family peptide-modifying radical SAM enzyme; its protein translation is MTFHVMIIPTLNCPSNCKYCWGSENKKEMMDLEIIDQLIYWLSDFRDDKVHFTFHGGEPLLAGYDFYKEALEKLSKLPNLEGFSLQSNIWLLTDELIDLFLKYNVVVSTSIDGPKKINDFQRGEGYFDKTMSKFRLAKDKGLIINFVLTVTDYSKDFSDELYDFFKNEKMNLKIHAALPSLRGDNADPWALDQEEHGKLLVEWLDKYLYDLDKFTVMDLDHICKSSLRRRGTLCTFADCIGTTLAVGFDGSIYPCYRFVGMDEYVLGNVSQNPSFDDLKSSDAWAKLMEFRQYVDENCKKCRHVKYCEGGCPYNAIVAYQTPKAVDPQCTAYKMIFDEVSKRMNKEFAKSAFGLGAPAPKKEGDPFSIMDLAMKH
- a CDS encoding cation-translocating P-type ATPase, which codes for MIDEITDFLFGLKMTIISGIFLLIAIIFMIFGIKVPTYLDPAWGTVIISGIPMLLLALTRLIREKWISSALLIAIAMVASLLIGEIFAAGEVAWIMALGALLEDWTVERAKKGLRNLINLTPQTGRRILNGVEEIVPVDAIKIGDTLRILPGESVPVDGEIINGTSSLDQSIMTGESLPIDKEVGDEVFCGTMNMYGAIDIKATSLGENSSLQKLIDLVKAADEKQAPTQRIADKWATWLVPVALIIAIVAWLVTGNIERGVTVLVVFCPCALILATPTAIMAAIGQATKYGVLIKSGEALETLGGLNTLVFDKTGTLTYGNLEVSDVISVKDDISELDLVKLTASCEKLSEHPLAKAIVNNAIEAEIDIEEPQDFKMYPGKGVACKNSYGQVYAGNSKFLYENDIDVNVDSYLDKLKHEGKASIIVALNDEVIGLIGLSDVIREDSKSMIQSLHDLDTETILLTGDNTETANYFASQVGIGKVYGNLLPQEKLDWIEKLKNEGKKVCMIGDGVNDAPALKTADVSVAMGSVGSDVAIEAADIALLGDDIGKIPYLKKLSNSTLFTIKANIAISMTINAVAIVCSVLGLLNPVTGAIVHNAGSCLVVLNAALLYDRHFDDSIKKVDTENVEHSHYHFHNDGEHTHSHEGVEILDEIETENGVKHMHAHKHALSRQSCEPYHN